A genomic segment from Nasonia vitripennis strain AsymCx chromosome 1 unlocalized genomic scaffold, Nvit_psr_1.1 chr1_random0009, whole genome shotgun sequence encodes:
- the LOC100678780 gene encoding HMG box-containing protein 4-like isoform X1, which produces MNAQYQTEISNEVLCYESNSMKSKSSMNDVQLNNFETDSSLTVTNNELLTPDYTSYDEDSTESDEKFLIPKHDLPLQQQSTENYSNTLIETKTNVFPENCAYTGYRLWSSEMKLEILKKYPHMDVTIMTIRLGEMWTQMSVQNRNNWHERAQRLTEKADSFRKLCVMDWLASCNNDIGTTEYEGKSFIIEEASRPFKLQAIDIAAHLSLLGESLILIGTKIKQHDKPVSKSDYTTVLMDSLLCTMASLLCLTQHIPFLKIGNPDIFLKTLDNIAYIMPGL; this is translated from the exons ATGAATGCACAATATCAGACAGAGATTTCCAATGAAGTTTTATGTTATGAATCTAACTCAATGAAAAGCAAATCAAGTATGAATGATGTGcaactaaataattttgaaacagATTCCTCTTTAACAGTCACTAATAATGAATTACTTACTCCTGATTATACAAGTTATGATGAGGACAGTACAGAATccgatgaaaaatttttaatacccAAACATGATTTACCACTACAGCAGCAGAGTACAGAAAACTATTCTAATACATTGATTGAAACTAAAACTAATGTATTCCCCGAG AATTGTGCATATACTGGATATAGGCTCTGGTCAAGTGAAATGAaattagaaattttaaaaaaatatcctcATATGG atGTTACAATTATGACCATAAGATTAGGTGAGATGTGGACGCAAATGTCCGTTCAAAATAGAAATAATTGGCATGAGCGAGCACAGCGTTTAACAGAAAAAGCTGATTCTTTCAGAAAGCTTTGTGTTATGG ATTGGCTTGCTTCATGTAATAATGATATTGGAACTACAGAATATGAAGGAAAATCATTTATTATTGAAGAAGCATCAAGACCTTTCAAATTACAAGCTATTGATATTGCTGCCCATCTCAGTTTACTAGGAGAAAGTCTTATACTAATTGGTACTAAAATTAAACAACACGATAAACCAGTATCAAAATCAGATTACACAACTGTTTTAATGGACTCTCTTTTGTGTACAATGGCTAGTTTGCTTTGTCTTACTCAACATATTCCATTTCTAAAAATTGGCAATCCAGacatatttttgaaaacattAGATAATATTGCTTATATCATGCCTGGTttgtaa
- the LOC100678780 gene encoding uncharacterized protein LOC100678780 isoform X2 — protein sequence MNAQYQTEISNEVLCYESNSMKSKSSMNDVQLNNFETDSSLTVTNNELLTPDYTSYDEDSTESDEKFLIPKHDLPLQQQSTENYSNTLIETKTNVFPENCAYTGYRLWSSEMKLEILKKYPHMDVTIMTIRLGEMWTQMSVQNRNNWHERAQRLTEKADSFRKLCVMGNEKRLACFM from the exons ATGAATGCACAATATCAGACAGAGATTTCCAATGAAGTTTTATGTTATGAATCTAACTCAATGAAAAGCAAATCAAGTATGAATGATGTGcaactaaataattttgaaacagATTCCTCTTTAACAGTCACTAATAATGAATTACTTACTCCTGATTATACAAGTTATGATGAGGACAGTACAGAATccgatgaaaaatttttaatacccAAACATGATTTACCACTACAGCAGCAGAGTACAGAAAACTATTCTAATACATTGATTGAAACTAAAACTAATGTATTCCCCGAG AATTGTGCATATACTGGATATAGGCTCTGGTCAAGTGAAATGAaattagaaattttaaaaaaatatcctcATATGG atGTTACAATTATGACCATAAGATTAGGTGAGATGTGGACGCAAATGTCCGTTCAAAATAGAAATAATTGGCATGAGCGAGCACAGCGTTTAACAGAAAAAGCTGATTCTTTCAGAAAGCTTTGTGTTATGG GTAATGAAAAAAGATTGGCTTGCTTCATGTAA